One bacterium genomic window carries:
- a CDS encoding TIGR03986 family CRISPR-associated RAMP protein — protein MATGKIKRVIESKGYGFIQPSQGGEDVWFHLSVVKGDVRFEQLQVGMEVEYQFKKGPRGLQATSVQVVMGQGQVPAPPERRAQPPYRFLNPYNFVRFIPPSNGKSEISSADTAVGSALKKKGYIQPQAGSTRSKEDLLLGKCPPPPHDRYIGVSGKIICLLETFSPLFISSAERIEHRQDHNAYEFFKIDGKPAIPGSSLRGMLRSVFETVTNSCFSNLTDSRLSYHLEPAKALKLVPARIEKNGTDAWVLRLLPGFTELRPGKRPEGPQYAAWVPLYLSSMLRPSRNAQSSSPYGSRTDLALNGFEHKTQCWARLRLVEHPQRHFKFWNVEQLAHSEEQLSPLRDGERKAQGYLCITNQNIENKHDERFFFCGEDLEKAKVISLNGKVEEDYLTLIQDYQDRHRDSVQSRIRDRKKPERPDGKEPAYSRFIVHENESKALQHGDLVYAMIDENKEAEFIVPVSVPRVTYDNRISKLLPKSLSPCENYDELCPACRVFGWVHQLDDGNKGDTSKHVAYAGRVQISHAELKYDNGTLPETPLAILSSPKPTTTSFYLSDGRQQATVDADYNDSSALLRGRKFYRHHKRAEEENYYRAGGRCDDQNRTVRDALAPGARFEFNIHFQNLAPLELGALLWALEMDQQCFHRLGFAKPLGFGSVKITIKELQVLDPGQRYDSLEHDGWQPVPNWQGRLVETFKAVLADFHRCANFDALPNVQDLRALLSEQATNLPIHYPRSSRRPDPEGKNFEWFMGNNRYVHQPLALATEDRGLPLITRDGAVVN, from the coding sequence ATGGCAACCGGCAAAATCAAACGCGTGATTGAGAGCAAAGGCTACGGTTTCATTCAACCCAGCCAAGGTGGCGAAGATGTCTGGTTTCATCTTTCCGTGGTCAAGGGCGACGTCAGATTCGAACAGCTCCAAGTCGGGATGGAAGTGGAGTACCAATTCAAAAAGGGACCGCGCGGCTTGCAGGCAACTTCGGTACAGGTGGTGATGGGTCAAGGCCAGGTGCCTGCGCCGCCGGAACGGCGTGCGCAGCCTCCTTATCGCTTTTTGAATCCCTATAACTTTGTGCGTTTCATTCCTCCCTCGAATGGCAAGAGTGAAATAAGTTCGGCGGATACGGCAGTAGGTTCGGCTTTGAAGAAGAAAGGATATATACAGCCTCAAGCCGGTAGCACGAGATCAAAAGAAGATTTGCTACTGGGCAAATGTCCGCCGCCGCCGCATGATCGCTATATTGGCGTCAGCGGCAAAATCATCTGTTTGCTCGAAACCTTTTCGCCGTTGTTCATCTCCAGCGCTGAGCGCATTGAGCACCGCCAGGATCACAATGCTTATGAGTTTTTCAAAATTGATGGCAAGCCCGCAATTCCTGGCTCGAGCTTGCGCGGAATGCTGCGCAGCGTGTTCGAGACCGTCACCAATTCCTGCTTCAGTAATTTAACGGATTCCCGACTCAGTTATCATCTGGAACCGGCCAAGGCGTTGAAGCTCGTGCCGGCGCGCATTGAAAAGAATGGCACCGACGCATGGGTTCTCCGCCTTCTGCCCGGCTTTACGGAATTGCGCCCCGGCAAACGGCCGGAAGGGCCTCAATATGCAGCTTGGGTGCCGTTATATTTGAGCAGCATGCTTCGCCCCAGCCGCAATGCGCAAAGCAGTTCACCGTACGGCTCGCGCACGGATTTGGCGCTCAATGGTTTCGAGCATAAAACGCAGTGCTGGGCCAGGCTGCGGTTGGTCGAGCATCCGCAGCGGCATTTCAAATTTTGGAACGTTGAGCAGCTTGCTCATTCTGAAGAACAACTGAGCCCTCTTCGTGATGGTGAAAGAAAAGCGCAGGGCTATCTTTGCATAACCAATCAAAACATCGAAAACAAGCACGATGAACGCTTCTTTTTCTGCGGCGAGGACCTGGAAAAAGCCAAAGTGATCTCGCTGAACGGTAAAGTAGAAGAAGACTATTTGACGCTGATTCAAGACTATCAAGATCGGCATCGCGACAGTGTGCAAAGTCGTATACGGGATCGCAAGAAGCCGGAACGGCCGGACGGCAAGGAGCCGGCGTACAGCCGCTTCATCGTGCATGAAAACGAGAGCAAAGCACTCCAGCATGGAGATTTGGTTTATGCCATGATCGATGAAAACAAGGAGGCGGAATTCATTGTGCCGGTATCCGTTCCTCGCGTTACTTACGATAATAGAATCAGCAAGCTTCTGCCCAAGTCTCTCAGTCCTTGTGAAAACTATGACGAATTATGCCCTGCTTGCCGTGTTTTTGGCTGGGTACATCAACTAGATGATGGGAACAAAGGCGACACGAGTAAGCACGTTGCTTACGCCGGACGCGTGCAGATTTCTCATGCCGAACTGAAGTATGACAATGGCACGCTGCCCGAGACGCCGCTCGCCATTCTTTCCTCACCTAAACCGACGACAACCAGCTTCTATCTATCCGATGGCCGGCAACAAGCGACTGTTGATGCTGATTACAATGATTCTAGTGCTTTGCTGCGCGGCAGAAAATTCTATCGCCACCACAAACGAGCGGAGGAAGAAAACTACTATCGCGCCGGCGGCCGTTGCGACGATCAAAACCGCACGGTTCGCGATGCGCTTGCACCCGGCGCGCGGTTTGAGTTCAACATTCATTTCCAAAACTTGGCACCGTTAGAACTGGGCGCGCTCTTGTGGGCTTTGGAGATGGATCAACAATGTTTTCACCGGCTGGGATTTGCGAAGCCGCTGGGCTTTGGTAGCGTCAAAATCACGATCAAAGAGTTGCAGGTGCTCGATCCCGGGCAGCGCTATGATTCCCTTGAGCATGACGGCTGGCAACCGGTTCCCAATTGGCAAGGCCGTTTGGTGGAAACCTTTAAGGCTGTCCTCGCGGATTTTCACCGCTGTGCCAACTTCGATGCATTGCCAAACGTGCAAGACTTGCGGGCGTTGTTGAGCGAGCAAGCTACGAACTTGCCCATTCACTATCCGCGTTCCTCACGCCGGCCCGATCCCGAAGGCAAAAATTTCGAATGGTTCATGGGCAACAATCGCTACGTGCATCAACCGCTAGCGCTGGCAACCGAAGATCGCGGCTTGCCGTTGATTACGCGGGATGGCGCAGTGGTCAATTGA
- the cas6 gene encoding CRISPR system precrRNA processing endoribonuclease RAMP protein Cas6, whose product MNLSSIVFPLTAGLDTAVPRHAGRLLHAAFLHWLQHHQPELAARLHDKNYTRPYALSDLHGHFTHDGPWRKIRQGQTVWFRLTTLEETFGELVAQAAARQPGPQLDDRTLTPGPACLTPAQHHHAGTTTFAALAAEVQAATEAGQLPESVTLRFDSATCFMENDHALPLPVPRYVFGYLLNKWQLASPFALPVEEVQHFVDSIHLAYSRLETQMVDLKKYRRVGFTGVARFALHPAMPNIYRQSLHLLAKFAYFSGVGSHTTMGMGQAWQLADG is encoded by the coding sequence ATGAATCTCTCCAGCATCGTCTTTCCTCTCACCGCCGGCCTCGACACCGCCGTGCCGCGCCACGCCGGACGGCTGCTCCATGCCGCCTTCTTGCACTGGCTGCAACACCACCAGCCCGAACTCGCCGCCCGGCTGCACGACAAAAACTACACCCGGCCCTACGCCCTCTCCGACTTGCACGGCCACTTCACCCACGACGGCCCCTGGCGCAAAATCCGGCAAGGCCAAACCGTTTGGTTCCGCCTCACGACCTTGGAAGAGACTTTCGGCGAGCTTGTCGCGCAGGCGGCTGCCCGGCAACCCGGTCCCCAACTCGATGACCGCACGCTCACGCCCGGCCCGGCCTGCCTCACGCCGGCGCAGCATCATCACGCCGGCACCACCACCTTCGCGGCCCTGGCCGCGGAAGTGCAAGCTGCCACCGAAGCCGGCCAACTGCCCGAGTCCGTTACCCTGCGCTTCGACTCAGCCACCTGCTTCATGGAAAACGATCACGCGTTGCCGCTGCCCGTGCCGCGCTATGTCTTCGGCTACCTGCTCAACAAATGGCAACTCGCCAGCCCTTTTGCCCTGCCGGTGGAGGAGGTGCAGCACTTCGTTGACAGCATTCATCTCGCCTACAGCCGCCTGGAAACGCAAATGGTGGATCTCAAAAAATACCGGCGTGTCGGTTTCACCGGCGTGGCCCGCTTTGCGTTGCACCCGGCCATGCCGAACATCTATCGCCAAAGCTTGCATTTGTTGGCGAAATTTGCTTACTTCAGCGGCGTCGGCTCGCACACCACCATGGGCATGGGACAAGCGTGGCAACTCGCAGACGGCTGA
- a CDS encoding T9SS type A sorting domain-containing protein produces the protein MPAVLKIPAPEDFAKSHLAPQSFTNLRLTQDPAASEAPDIAVDPAGNAYVTWQDSRDGNWEVYFCLVSPQGRKLTSDVHVTNTGGASQRPKIAVDASGHAHLAWQEGNEIYYCKLNRAGEGLVAPKRVTGGNSETPDIAVEPEGTAGVTWTKQNGVAHEIGFRKISPAGAFVGNEIILDTEYIYLTREPHIDGDGKGSFYVAYKDYTGFFLDTRLIFHRIYPDNHTQCCFNVSSRASADHPRIAMVDDNRGYFFFLDRINNNWEAVHFSGAVFTEAAGNTSALDLAANDDTETQMLAVWQDDRDGAPEIYYSMVDNNTKTIPDTRISDFGANSTSPAVAILADGNGHFVWQDDRDGNREIYFASTVATAGKGLTLLSPNGGENWKTGATQSIWWTSNEVQWLDLEYSIDAGTTWLPIAQNIDAAMSTFAWEIPNAPSTNCLVRVIDAGDTNTRDVSDAAFTIAPAVTTVLVHGLSLSPTRPNWLWTMAEAIARRTGGIVYTLRDGQILEENERSVAGGGDRVVVMDWITESDFATLGFAEGAGDALAALLLKGALEGKWRLDNLHFIGHSRGTIVASECIERLDAWTSSAGKLQPNLNIDTNIHFTTLDAHPWDKLQGDHIADPLTADDYSVNHLEEPTLINDQPADAVVCWKNVSYADNYWHLGAGLNGLEQITAGRYRLDLSETSQNYHDMSHSNIHVWYHGTIDHAAEEDGTGAAINIGGTWYPNQQRTTRGYNFSKAVAGNIATIATLPHGQPGGTISHSQDRYFNQHHIFNGDFDFGSNFAIGQRMPGWHFHGGGGGGNVSDEGAEGGKDYHLVLNRGDASLKHNYFFIPHDADLIHFAYRAHKSSVNDELIVRVGDKEKPIPLGSSNDSYWWNFIDVTAMRGTIQTLEFALDAGGLGIDSEVWIDEVGFERQASLSLVVASPVDLHVYDASGRHTGPTSDSTWEEEIPQSRYLANRDSLGHKRQRIRLPQAASGFGYLVRIAAQGDTGSFDFEIRDLTNSSRSIIATFANVAVEPATVALCSLRLAQPVSATMQLLLDANGDGIFETHRSPDAYLHAFQILAHTQGNGRLVPMDSTYAELDTIFVNYNNSLGFHVVPDSGAEILDVQVDGVSLGPISEYTFANIRADHRLAAVFDNATKVQERVSLPASFALLQNYPNPFNAGTQIRYQLPQPATVSLALYNAVGQKVNMLISGERQNAGDHHLNWNGQDQHGALLPSGVYLCRLEATSATGRFAQTRKLLLLK, from the coding sequence ATGCCCGCTGTTTTGAAAATTCCTGCGCCGGAAGATTTTGCCAAATCTCATCTCGCGCCGCAGTCTTTCACCAACCTCCGCCTTACGCAAGACCCCGCAGCCTCCGAAGCGCCGGACATCGCAGTTGATCCGGCGGGCAATGCCTATGTCACCTGGCAGGACTCTCGCGACGGCAACTGGGAAGTCTACTTTTGTCTCGTCAGTCCGCAGGGCCGCAAGCTTACGAGCGACGTGCACGTGACCAATACCGGCGGCGCCTCGCAGCGGCCCAAGATCGCCGTCGATGCCTCAGGCCATGCACATCTTGCCTGGCAGGAAGGCAACGAGATTTATTACTGCAAACTCAACCGTGCGGGCGAAGGCCTCGTCGCGCCCAAGCGCGTGACCGGCGGCAACAGTGAAACACCGGACATCGCCGTCGAGCCCGAGGGCACGGCCGGCGTGACTTGGACCAAGCAAAACGGCGTGGCGCATGAAATCGGTTTTCGCAAGATTTCTCCCGCCGGCGCGTTTGTGGGCAATGAAATCATCCTGGACACGGAGTACATTTATCTCACCCGTGAACCTCATATCGACGGCGACGGCAAGGGCAGCTTCTACGTGGCTTACAAAGACTACACTGGCTTTTTCCTCGACACCCGTCTCATTTTTCATCGCATCTATCCAGACAATCACACGCAATGCTGCTTCAACGTTTCTAGTCGTGCCAGCGCCGATCACCCGCGCATTGCAATGGTTGATGACAATCGCGGCTATTTCTTTTTTCTCGACCGCATCAACAACAATTGGGAGGCGGTGCATTTCAGCGGCGCGGTTTTCACCGAGGCGGCGGGCAACACTTCCGCGCTCGATCTCGCCGCCAATGACGACACGGAAACCCAGATGCTCGCGGTGTGGCAGGATGACCGCGACGGCGCGCCGGAAATCTATTATAGCATGGTAGACAACAACACAAAGACGATACCCGACACGCGCATTTCCGATTTCGGCGCAAACTCCACCAGCCCGGCGGTGGCCATTCTCGCCGATGGCAACGGGCATTTCGTGTGGCAGGATGATCGTGACGGGAATCGTGAAATTTATTTTGCAAGCACGGTTGCAACTGCGGGTAAAGGGCTCACCCTGCTCTCCCCCAATGGCGGTGAGAATTGGAAAACCGGTGCGACGCAATCGATTTGGTGGACCAGCAATGAAGTGCAATGGCTTGATCTCGAATACAGCATTGACGCCGGCACAACCTGGCTGCCGATCGCGCAAAATATCGATGCCGCCATGAGCACGTTTGCCTGGGAAATTCCGAATGCGCCTTCAACCAATTGTTTGGTTCGAGTCATCGATGCCGGCGACACCAACACGCGCGACGTAAGTGATGCAGCCTTCACGATTGCACCGGCAGTGACGACAGTATTGGTTCATGGTCTTTCTCTCTCTCCCACACGCCCGAATTGGCTGTGGACCATGGCCGAGGCTATTGCCCGGCGAACAGGCGGGATCGTTTACACGTTGCGCGACGGACAAATTCTCGAGGAAAACGAGCGCAGCGTAGCCGGCGGCGGTGATCGCGTGGTCGTGATGGATTGGATCACGGAATCCGATTTTGCCACGCTCGGATTTGCCGAAGGCGCGGGCGATGCGCTCGCCGCGCTGCTGCTCAAGGGCGCATTGGAAGGCAAGTGGCGTCTCGACAATCTCCACTTCATCGGCCACAGCCGAGGCACAATCGTCGCGAGCGAATGTATAGAGCGCCTCGATGCGTGGACCAGCTCGGCGGGTAAATTGCAGCCCAACTTGAACATCGACACCAACATTCACTTCACCACTCTCGATGCGCATCCGTGGGATAAACTGCAGGGCGATCATATTGCCGATCCTTTGACTGCCGATGACTACAGTGTCAATCACCTTGAAGAACCAACGCTCATCAACGATCAGCCCGCAGATGCCGTCGTTTGCTGGAAGAACGTGAGCTATGCGGACAATTATTGGCACCTGGGCGCGGGCTTGAATGGACTGGAACAAATCACCGCCGGCCGGTACCGCCTGGATTTGTCGGAGACCTCGCAAAACTACCACGACATGTCGCACTCGAATATTCACGTCTGGTATCACGGCACCATCGATCACGCTGCAGAAGAAGACGGTACCGGCGCAGCAATCAACATCGGCGGCACGTGGTATCCCAATCAACAACGCACTACGCGCGGATACAATTTCAGCAAAGCCGTGGCCGGCAACATTGCAACCATCGCCACGCTGCCCCACGGCCAGCCCGGCGGCACGATTTCTCATAGCCAAGATCGCTACTTCAACCAGCACCACATTTTCAACGGCGATTTCGATTTCGGCTCCAATTTTGCTATCGGCCAACGCATGCCCGGTTGGCACTTTCATGGCGGCGGGGGTGGCGGCAACGTGAGCGACGAGGGCGCAGAGGGCGGCAAAGATTATCATCTCGTGCTCAATCGCGGCGACGCCTCGCTCAAACACAATTACTTCTTCATCCCGCACGACGCCGATCTCATCCACTTTGCCTATCGCGCTCACAAAAGCAGCGTCAACGACGAATTGATCGTGCGTGTCGGTGATAAAGAAAAACCCATTCCGCTCGGCAGCTCCAATGACTCGTATTGGTGGAACTTCATCGACGTCACCGCAATGCGCGGCACCATACAAACTTTGGAATTTGCCCTTGACGCCGGCGGCTTGGGCATTGATTCCGAGGTATGGATCGATGAAGTCGGTTTTGAACGCCAGGCTTCACTGAGTCTGGTTGTAGCCAGCCCGGTCGATCTACACGTTTATGACGCCTCGGGCCGCCACACCGGCCCGACCTCGGATTCAACCTGGGAGGAGGAAATCCCGCAAAGCCGCTATCTCGCCAACCGCGATTCCCTCGGCCACAAGCGGCAGCGCATCCGCCTGCCGCAAGCTGCCAGCGGCTTCGGCTACCTCGTGCGCATCGCGGCCCAAGGCGATACCGGCAGCTTCGATTTCGAGATTCGCGATCTCACCAACAGCAGCCGAAGCATCATCGCAACCTTCGCGAACGTTGCCGTGGAACCCGCAACCGTGGCCCTGTGCTCGCTGCGCCTCGCACAACCCGTTTCTGCAACCATGCAGCTTCTCCTCGACGCCAACGGCGACGGCATCTTCGAAACGCATCGCAGCCCCGATGCCTATCTCCACGCCTTTCAAATCCTCGCGCACACCCAGGGCAACGGTCGCCTCGTTCCCATGGATTCCACGTATGCTGAACTTGATACGATTTTCGTCAATTACAATAACAGCCTCGGCTTTCACGTCGTGCCCGATAGCGGCGCAGAAATTCTCGACGTGCAGGTTGACGGTGTTTCTCTAGGCCCCATCAGCGAATATACCTTTGCCAACATTCGCGCTGATCATCGCCTCGCGGCTGTCTTTGACAATGCGACCAAAGTGCAAGAACGCGTGAGTTTGCCCGCATCATTTGCATTGCTGCAGAATTATCCCAACCCCTTCAACGCCGGCACGCAAATTCGGTATCAATTGCCGCAGCCGGCAACTGTCTCTCTCGCGCTGTACAACGCAGTGGGGCAGAAGGTCAACATGCTCATCAGCGGCGAACGGCAAAATGCCGGCGATCATCACTTGAACTGGAACGGCCAGGACCAGCATGGCGCGCTCCTGCCCAGCGGCGTTTATCTTTGCCGGCTGGAAGCAACCAGCGCTACCGGCCGTTTCGCGCAAACCCGAAAACTTTTGCTCCTGAAATAG
- a CDS encoding RAMP superfamily CRISPR-associated protein, with amino-acid sequence MKYRSILGKLVARTAVHVGTGKGGEVTDDLCRLDAEGNYLIPGTAIGGALRTIATRLAPRLFGSSCRALQTENAQLDQSEKSCPCEVCHLFGDFNPSADDTEEIRGYASRLLVAHAYAALPENLTPRIRDGVGIDRATRSSASKAAAKFDLEVLPKGTALQLRLELEDANENDERLLAATLAEWQAGRCWLGGRVARGLGAFDLTEIKLVERDLSTGEGLLNFLREDEPWKAEHADDDWLASRLIEAQNLVHRNSIACEFAARSFVKVEFDLIIDGPFLTNDTMASTRSGFDHAPLLDFMSPTGRPILPGASLRGALRSQAEKIARTLTTQDEDVNDAESFGKKCPACDPMRRREDENEIADQIPLASCDALLKNAEEEVPDEHLCLACRLFGNTHRGSRLIIEDAEADPNTLRKVLDFLAIDRFTGGGKEGAKFDALALWQPRFRVRMQVENPDAWELGWLALVLRDLAEGMFPVGFGGAKGLGRAKIESFLVNYCFIAKDDFFGPPELANIKPSTGLYRLLIWDTRETDQKQELCQLAQKWVDEFNATRRSFKRGSDDLYLKADTYFDDKLEIPKLYPKEAWR; translated from the coding sequence ATGAAATATCGCAGCATTCTCGGCAAATTGGTCGCGCGCACTGCGGTGCATGTCGGCACGGGCAAAGGCGGAGAAGTAACCGACGATCTTTGCCGGCTCGACGCGGAAGGAAATTACCTCATCCCCGGCACCGCGATCGGCGGCGCACTGCGAACCATTGCCACGCGGCTCGCGCCGCGATTGTTCGGCTCTTCTTGCCGCGCTTTGCAAACGGAGAACGCGCAACTCGACCAGAGCGAAAAGTCTTGCCCGTGCGAGGTGTGCCACCTTTTCGGCGATTTCAACCCTAGTGCCGACGATACGGAAGAAATTCGCGGCTATGCCTCGCGCCTTCTCGTTGCACATGCCTATGCCGCATTGCCGGAAAATTTGACGCCGCGCATTCGCGATGGTGTCGGCATTGATCGCGCCACGCGCAGCTCCGCCAGCAAAGCCGCGGCGAAATTCGATCTTGAAGTTTTGCCCAAAGGCACGGCGTTGCAATTGCGACTCGAACTCGAAGATGCGAATGAGAATGACGAGCGCTTGCTAGCCGCCACGCTTGCGGAATGGCAAGCCGGCCGTTGTTGGCTCGGAGGCCGCGTCGCGCGCGGCTTGGGCGCTTTTGATTTAACCGAGATAAAGTTGGTGGAGCGCGATCTCTCAACCGGCGAAGGCTTGCTCAATTTCCTGCGCGAAGATGAGCCTTGGAAAGCCGAGCATGCGGATGATGATTGGCTCGCCTCGCGATTAATCGAAGCGCAAAACCTCGTGCATCGCAATAGCATCGCTTGTGAATTTGCCGCGCGGTCATTCGTCAAAGTCGAATTCGATTTGATCATCGACGGCCCTTTTCTCACCAACGATACCATGGCCTCGACGCGCTCGGGTTTTGATCACGCGCCATTGCTCGATTTCATGAGCCCGACCGGAAGGCCGATTCTGCCCGGGGCCAGTTTGCGCGGCGCGCTTCGATCGCAAGCGGAAAAAATCGCTCGTACCTTGACGACGCAGGATGAGGATGTGAACGATGCTGAATCCTTCGGCAAAAAATGCCCGGCATGCGATCCCATGCGGCGCCGAGAAGATGAAAATGAGATAGCGGATCAAATTCCGCTTGCAAGCTGCGATGCGTTGCTCAAGAATGCCGAAGAGGAAGTTCCGGACGAGCATCTTTGTCTGGCCTGCCGCCTGTTCGGCAACACGCATCGCGGCAGCCGTTTGATCATTGAAGACGCGGAAGCTGACCCGAATACTCTGCGCAAAGTGCTCGATTTTCTCGCCATTGACCGTTTTACTGGAGGCGGCAAAGAAGGCGCGAAGTTCGATGCTTTGGCGCTGTGGCAGCCGCGCTTTCGCGTGCGCATGCAAGTGGAAAATCCGGATGCGTGGGAGCTTGGCTGGCTCGCTTTGGTGTTGCGCGATCTTGCCGAGGGCATGTTTCCCGTGGGCTTTGGCGGCGCGAAAGGTCTTGGCCGCGCGAAGATCGAATCGTTCCTGGTGAATTACTGTTTCATTGCTAAAGATGATTTTTTCGGCCCGCCCGAACTTGCGAATATCAAACCGAGCACGGGACTCTATCGCTTATTGATCTGGGATACGCGCGAGACCGATCAAAAGCAGGAGCTTTGCCAGCTCGCGCAAAAATGGGTCGATGAGTTCAACGCGACAAGGCGAAGTTTCAAACGGGGTTCCGATGATTTGTATTTGAAAGCAGATACCTACTTTGACGACAAGCTTGAGATTCCTAAACTTTATCCCAAGGAGGCTTGGCGATGA